A genomic stretch from Candidatus Bathyarchaeota archaeon includes:
- a CDS encoding S8 family serine peptidase, whose translation MKKTAFMIMLQLLLISVFTFAVNIQPIKTETIRWARNYDTVADSHTHTELMNISQLLFSQIDNWNLNTMRVLGAKWEDIMSVNHDSGELIIGVDGISSDSYSELIELIRSSGGELVNRVSMRGRISAVVADIPQLEMSTFVMKAHAAGLSRYVEPNVRLKADFIPNDPGWQMQWGPPAIEADFAWNTTVGDSSIIVAVIDSGIDLNHEDLDANIVPLGFDWVNNDTNPWDDYGHGTHCAGIIAAMLNNSFGIAGLAQVRLMAEKVLNQRGEGSADDVANAIVHAVDQGADILSMSLGSLVESTIIHAAIKYADEQGVLIIGSAGNDASEWYHWPASYKEVIAVTATSESDDPAEFTNHGDWVEVAAPGVNIYSTWLGDEYKSLSGTSMSAPHVTGVVALIWSQFPNMTRDQVRAQLRYTADDLGDPTFDEYYGYGLINARRAVEQDPPVHDVVLLHWKAPYVLKPFDTAIFNSTLLNFGTANEDNLTVQLLVNGTVEASKLVNNLTGGASIMTSHLWSPIAEGTYNVTIQVIPVNGETATQNNVLSENLIVRISKTFEVPNDFPRIQNAINKVDNGSTIQVEPGTYYEHIIVPKSMTIHGENSNTTIIDGSGIKSVIKIFANNVSINGFTIQNSGSKPLHGDSGIVLYSLHNNISSNIIWDNYYGIRLLSKQNTIVGNIVANSARGISLEGSNENILRDNHMIGNTRNLDIDFHGGTLSDYMNDIDDSNTVDGKPVYYWVNQHNKSIPSDAGYVAILNSTQIIVKDLNLSNNGQGLLFVSTTNSTVANVQAFDNSIGIYMVKSDDNTIHNCMVTDNLVGIWLSYCSGNIVEANTASKGMLGIALYESSYNSILGNTLLNNTLLLGIGFSLESNSNCNSFFRNNLISNSIQVNIIYNSVNNTFDNGYEGNYWSNYVGLDSDGDGIGDSPYAIDENNTDNYPLMNLYWNPADINHNLKVDIYDVVLACNAYSSTPSDPHWNPHCDIAEPYGFIDIYDVVMICSSYGEEYLP comes from the coding sequence GTGAAAAAAACAGCCTTTATGATAATGCTACAACTGCTTTTAATCAGCGTATTCACATTTGCAGTAAACATCCAACCGATAAAGACTGAGACCATAAGATGGGCTAGAAACTACGATACAGTAGCGGATTCACACACACATACGGAATTGATGAATATTTCTCAGCTGCTTTTTTCGCAGATTGACAATTGGAACCTCAATACTATGCGTGTGTTAGGGGCGAAATGGGAAGATATTATGTCTGTCAACCATGATTCTGGAGAGCTTATTATCGGGGTCGATGGAATTAGCTCAGACAGTTACTCGGAGCTCATCGAGCTAATTAGAAGTAGTGGTGGTGAACTCGTTAACAGAGTTTCTATGCGTGGCCGTATTAGTGCTGTTGTTGCCGATATTCCTCAGTTGGAAATGTCTACTTTCGTAATGAAGGCTCATGCTGCAGGGCTGTCAAGATATGTAGAGCCTAATGTGAGATTAAAAGCTGACTTTATACCAAACGATCCGGGCTGGCAGATGCAATGGGGGCCACCTGCAATAGAGGCAGACTTTGCTTGGAATACAACGGTGGGAGATTCTTCCATTATCGTTGCCGTTATTGATTCCGGGATTGATTTGAATCATGAGGATCTAGATGCGAATATTGTTCCATTGGGATTCGATTGGGTAAACAATGATACCAACCCTTGGGATGACTATGGGCATGGAACCCACTGTGCTGGCATCATTGCGGCAATGCTAAACAACAGCTTTGGGATAGCTGGCCTGGCTCAAGTACGATTAATGGCTGAAAAAGTGCTTAACCAGAGGGGTGAGGGATCAGCAGATGATGTTGCGAATGCGATAGTTCACGCGGTGGATCAAGGAGCGGACATTTTGAGCATGAGTCTCGGAAGTCTCGTGGAAAGCACGATAATTCATGCGGCCATAAAATATGCTGATGAGCAGGGTGTGTTGATAATTGGGTCGGCGGGAAATGACGCTTCGGAATGGTATCATTGGCCAGCATCATATAAGGAAGTGATAGCCGTTACGGCCACTAGTGAAAGTGATGATCCAGCTGAATTCACTAATCATGGAGATTGGGTTGAAGTTGCGGCGCCAGGTGTCAACATATACTCAACCTGGCTAGGTGATGAATACAAAAGCTTGAGTGGGACATCCATGTCAGCTCCTCACGTGACAGGTGTCGTAGCATTAATCTGGAGCCAATTCCCTAACATGACCAGAGACCAAGTGCGAGCTCAGCTACGTTACACAGCTGATGACTTGGGCGACCCCACATTTGATGAATATTACGGATATGGCTTGATCAACGCAAGAAGAGCTGTTGAACAGGACCCGCCTGTACACGACGTTGTCTTGCTGCACTGGAAGGCTCCTTACGTCTTGAAGCCATTTGATACCGCTATTTTCAACAGCACTCTGCTGAACTTCGGAACTGCTAACGAAGACAACTTGACAGTGCAGTTGTTGGTTAACGGAACTGTTGAAGCTTCTAAACTCGTTAACAATTTGACAGGTGGTGCATCAATCATGACTAGTCACCTATGGAGTCCAATAGCTGAAGGAACTTACAACGTCACAATACAAGTAATCCCAGTGAACGGAGAAACAGCAACGCAAAACAACGTGTTGTCTGAAAACCTTATAGTCAGAATCTCAAAAACCTTTGAAGTACCCAATGATTTTCCAAGAATACAGAATGCCATAAACAAAGTTGACAATGGATCCACGATTCAAGTTGAACCAGGAACTTACTATGAACATATTATCGTACCAAAATCAATGACTATTCATGGAGAGAACTCCAACACTACGATTATTGACGGAAGCGGTATCAAGTCCGTAATCAAGATATTCGCCAACAATGTGAGTATCAACGGGTTTACCATTCAAAACAGCGGCTCAAAACCGTTGCATGGCGACAGCGGGATTGTCTTATACAGCTTGCACAATAACATCAGCTCAAACATAATTTGGGACAATTACTACGGAATTAGACTTCTTTCTAAGCAAAACACGATTGTCGGAAATATAGTTGCAAATTCTGCAAGGGGCATAAGTCTGGAGGGATCAAATGAAAACATTCTCAGAGATAATCATATGATTGGTAACACCCGCAATCTTGACATAGATTTTCATGGAGGAACACTTTCAGATTACATGAATGATATAGATGATTCAAACACTGTAGACGGAAAGCCTGTTTACTACTGGGTGAACCAACACAATAAATCGATCCCAAGTGACGCGGGATATGTAGCCATCTTGAACTCTACTCAGATTATAGTGAAAGACTTGAACCTCTCAAACAATGGCCAAGGCTTGCTATTTGTCTCTACAACCAACTCCACAGTAGCAAACGTGCAAGCCTTCGACAACTCAATTGGCATCTACATGGTCAAGTCGGACGACAACACAATACACAATTGCATGGTTACAGACAACTTGGTTGGAATTTGGCTAAGTTATTGCAGTGGCAACATAGTCGAAGCCAACACAGCGTCGAAGGGGATGTTAGGCATAGCCCTATATGAATCGAGCTACAACAGCATTTTAGGAAACACACTATTGAATAATACGCTATTACTGGGTATAGGATTCAGTTTGGAGTCAAACTCCAACTGTAACAGTTTTTTCCGAAATAACCTCATCAGCAACTCAATTCAGGTCAATATCATTTACAACTCAGTGAATAATACCTTTGATAATGGTTATGAAGGAAACTATTGGAGTAATTATGTTGGGTTGGACTCTGACGGTGATGGAATAGGTGATTCACCTTATGCTATTGATGAAAATAATACCGATAATTATCCACTAATGAATCTTTACTGGAACCCAGCAGACATCAACCACAATTTGAAAGTTGACATTTACGATGTCGTTTTAGCCTGTAACGCCTATAGCTCCACTCCTTCAGACCCGCACTGGAACCCACACTGTGACATAGCTGAACCCTACGGCTTCATAGACATTTACGATGTAGTAATGATCTGTTCAAGCTACGGAGAAGAATACTTACCATAA
- a CDS encoding methionine adenosyltransferase — translation MRNILVDHSKHVPIEQQKFEIVERKGLGHPDSICDAIMDNVSVRLCREYLEKVGFILHHNADKSLLVAGDVEPKFGGGKVKESMLLILGDRATTEANGVTIPVKELALQAAKEWIKNNLRFVDPEKHVRYQVELKPGSPELVDIFKRKGKVLGANDTSAAVGYAPMTQLERIVLKTERYINSPLFKKKFPEAGEDVKVMGLRKNNALDLTISIAFVDQYVKNERDYFRKKSEILEDVQMFVKTNVTFDEVDVNLNTLDVEGRGVGGVYLTVLGTSAESADSGEVGRGNRVNGVIPLNRPTCSEAAAGKNPVSHVGKIYNLLTHRIANSVHEQVPGLEEVYIWLLSQIGKPIDQPAIAAAQVVLQSGNSLESLQKSIEEVVNAELANIDKFTIDLAYGRIPIC, via the coding sequence TTGAGGAACATACTCGTTGATCATTCTAAGCATGTACCTATAGAGCAGCAGAAATTTGAAATTGTGGAAAGAAAGGGACTTGGGCATCCAGATTCGATATGTGACGCTATTATGGACAATGTCTCTGTCAGACTATGCAGGGAATATTTAGAAAAAGTCGGCTTTATTCTGCATCATAACGCGGATAAGTCTCTATTAGTGGCAGGCGACGTAGAGCCTAAATTTGGCGGAGGAAAAGTGAAGGAATCCATGCTTCTTATACTAGGCGACAGAGCCACTACCGAAGCGAACGGCGTTACAATACCAGTCAAAGAATTGGCTCTTCAAGCAGCAAAAGAATGGATAAAAAACAACCTACGCTTCGTTGATCCAGAAAAACATGTTCGATATCAAGTTGAGTTGAAACCAGGTTCTCCTGAACTCGTCGACATTTTCAAGCGAAAAGGCAAAGTGCTCGGAGCAAATGACACTTCGGCCGCTGTGGGATACGCGCCCATGACCCAACTTGAAAGAATTGTCCTGAAAACAGAGCGGTATATCAACTCTCCATTGTTTAAAAAGAAGTTTCCCGAAGCTGGAGAAGACGTGAAGGTTATGGGGTTAAGAAAGAACAACGCGCTTGATTTGACGATTTCAATAGCTTTTGTTGATCAATATGTGAAAAATGAGAGAGACTACTTTAGAAAGAAAAGCGAGATTCTTGAAGATGTTCAAATGTTCGTGAAAACGAACGTGACATTCGACGAAGTTGACGTTAACTTAAACACGTTGGATGTCGAAGGCAGAGGCGTTGGAGGCGTCTACTTGACGGTGCTTGGCACGAGCGCGGAGAGCGCCGACTCAGGCGAGGTAGGAAGAGGAAACCGCGTTAATGGAGTAATACCCTTAAACCGCCCAACATGCTCCGAAGCCGCTGCAGGCAAAAATCCTGTTAGCCACGTTGGAAAAATATACAATCTCTTGACGCATCGCATTGCCAACAGCGTACATGAACAGGTGCCCGGGCTAGAAGAGGTTTACATATGGTTACTTAGCCAAATTGGCAAGCCTATCGACCAACCAGCAATTGCTGCCGCGCAGGTTGTTCTACAATCTGGTAATTCCTTGGAAAGCCTTCAGAAAAGCATAGAGGAAGTTGTAAACGCAGAGTTAGCAAACATTGACAAGTTCACCATAGACCTAGCTTATGGAAGAATCCCAATCTGCTGA
- a CDS encoding CBS domain-containing protein produces MILTGSQFKKLRIDAGLTQRQLAQLIGISQAHIAKIENGKVDPRLSTVNKILQVLTEGEGRKCEDIMTRNLIFAKPNDKILKVSEVMMKKAISQLPIMQNGKIIGTVTEESIIKNLHINIADETAKKIMDPPLPCLPQDTSISMIRPLLEDYPGVLVMRKGDVVGIITRSDLLKTVSKTV; encoded by the coding sequence ATGATCTTAACAGGTTCACAGTTTAAAAAACTCAGAATCGACGCAGGACTTACTCAACGACAACTAGCGCAGCTAATCGGAATTTCCCAAGCACACATCGCAAAAATAGAAAATGGAAAAGTAGACCCCAGACTATCAACCGTCAACAAAATTCTTCAAGTACTGACTGAAGGCGAAGGGAGGAAATGTGAAGACATAATGACCCGAAACTTAATTTTCGCCAAACCAAACGATAAGATTTTAAAAGTAAGCGAAGTCATGATGAAAAAAGCAATCTCCCAACTACCTATAATGCAAAATGGCAAAATTATTGGCACGGTAACCGAAGAAAGCATAATAAAAAATCTGCACATTAACATAGCTGATGAAACAGCAAAAAAAATAATGGACCCGCCGCTACCGTGTCTTCCACAGGACACCAGCATAAGCATGATTCGCCCATTGCTAGAAGATTATCCAGGGGTCTTAGTTATGCGGAAAGGCGATGTGGTGGGCATAATAACGCGTTCTGACCTGCTGAAAACGGTTTCTAAGACTGTGTAG
- a CDS encoding amidophosphoribosyltransferase, whose translation MDDSVGMECGVFSAIDFERKPIFPHVYWGMRAQNHRGHQSHGFLTFDGKFNVYRGLDLIPKVKKKEIQEWLVRLPGHVGIGNVRYTTSGRLDEEALIRGTQPVTVETKKLELAISFNGNIVNTVGLRKELCRTFPNFSYECDAELICRKLAVELMNGRDLQSAVKTCMEEVEGAFSVSGITQEGDLFAFKDPYGLRPLCTGRSSNGSICAFSSETVGLDINGFSHAFEVEPGEFVTATGEGFKREQLVAKRRKALCAFEFAYFARPDSKLNGRYVYEVREEFGRNLGREYSDIVKDADLIVSLPETSDDAAFGLHEETGLRWERCTRRHRYVTDRAFILLSQERYSTIDRKINIVDHKLAGKNLIVIDDSIVRGDTTRVVIEKMRKLGVKKVHLFITFPRIIGPCFYGIDMATYGELIGSTRETEEIAQVVGADSLSYQSVDRFVKATGMRKDELCFGCVTGKYPTPLAQRLANWMRRKFDSGHKETGRIYEIDVENLV comes from the coding sequence ATGGATGACTCCGTCGGAATGGAATGCGGCGTATTCAGCGCCATTGATTTCGAACGAAAGCCCATCTTTCCACATGTCTACTGGGGTATGCGCGCCCAGAACCATAGGGGCCACCAGTCCCATGGTTTTTTGACTTTCGACGGAAAATTCAACGTCTACCGCGGTTTAGACCTTATTCCAAAAGTGAAGAAGAAAGAAATTCAAGAGTGGTTAGTTCGGTTGCCGGGGCATGTTGGTATCGGGAATGTGCGGTATACGACGTCTGGGCGGTTGGATGAGGAGGCGTTGATTCGAGGAACTCAACCTGTTACAGTGGAGACAAAGAAGTTAGAATTGGCTATCTCGTTCAATGGGAACATCGTCAATACTGTAGGGCTAAGAAAGGAACTCTGCCGGACTTTCCCCAACTTTTCTTATGAATGTGATGCTGAATTGATTTGTAGAAAACTTGCTGTCGAACTCATGAATGGGCGTGATTTGCAGTCTGCGGTTAAAACTTGCATGGAGGAGGTCGAAGGGGCCTTTTCGGTAAGTGGGATAACTCAAGAAGGCGACTTGTTTGCCTTCAAAGACCCTTATGGGCTGCGTCCTCTTTGCACTGGTCGTAGCTCTAATGGAAGTATTTGTGCTTTTTCTTCTGAGACTGTGGGTCTTGACATCAATGGCTTTAGCCACGCCTTTGAAGTAGAGCCCGGTGAGTTTGTTACAGCTACTGGAGAAGGGTTTAAGCGTGAGCAACTTGTGGCTAAGAGGAGAAAGGCTCTTTGCGCATTTGAGTTTGCTTATTTTGCTCGTCCAGATTCGAAGCTTAATGGCAGATATGTGTATGAGGTTAGAGAGGAATTTGGAAGAAATCTGGGAAGAGAGTACTCAGACATAGTTAAAGATGCTGATTTAATCGTGTCTTTGCCTGAAACAAGCGATGATGCGGCTTTTGGTCTTCATGAAGAGACTGGATTGCGCTGGGAGAGATGTACAAGAAGACATCGCTATGTGACTGACCGAGCTTTCATTTTATTGTCGCAAGAGCGTTATTCAACCATAGATCGAAAAATCAATATTGTAGACCACAAGCTTGCTGGCAAGAACCTCATAGTTATCGATGATAGTATAGTGAGAGGCGACACAACAAGAGTCGTCATTGAAAAGATGCGGAAACTAGGCGTCAAAAAAGTACATTTGTTCATTACGTTTCCCCGCATCATAGGCCCTTGCTTCTATGGCATTGACATGGCAACGTATGGTGAGTTGATAGGTTCTACACGGGAAACTGAGGAAATAGCGCAGGTAGTAGGAGCAGACTCGTTGAGCTACCAATCTGTAGACCGGTTTGTAAAAGCTACTGGCATGCGGAA